From a single Lolium rigidum isolate FL_2022 chromosome 7, APGP_CSIRO_Lrig_0.1, whole genome shotgun sequence genomic region:
- the LOC124672564 gene encoding GTP-binding protein YPTM2-like produces the protein PSDSGRPRRSLPRSSQPPSPVPVPSRSELLPREIGARPPREDPDLAMNPEYDYLFKLLLIGDSGVGKSCLLLRFADDSYLESYISTIGVDFKIRTVEQDGKTMKLQIWDTAGQERFRTITSSYYRGAHGIIIVYDVTDQDSFNNVKQWLNEIDRYASDNVNKLLVGNKCDLTDKKVVSYETAKAFADEIGIPFMETSAKNALNVEQAFMAMSASIKDRMASQPAANNARPATVQIHGKPVEQKTSCCSS, from the exons CCGTCAGATTCGGGCAGGCCGCGGAGGAGTCTACCTCGTTCTTCCCAGCCTCCAAGCCCCGTCCCCGTCCCGTCCCGAAGCGAATTGCTTCCCCGCGAGATTGGAGCACGCCCGCCACGGGAGGATCCCGATCTCGCCATGAATCCCGAGTA TGACTATCTCTTTAAGCTTTTGCTTATCGGAGACTCAGGTGTTGGCAAGTCGTGCCTTCTCTTAAGATTTGCT GATGACTCGTACCTGGAGAGTTATATCAGTACTATTGGTGTTGATTTC AAAATACGTACTGTGGAGCAAGATGGAAAGACTATGAAGCTGCAAATC TGGGACACTGCTGGGCAAGAACGGTTCAGAACTATTACTAGCAGCTACTATCGAGGGGCTCATGGTATCATT ATTGTCTATGATGTGACAGATCAGGATAGTTTCAACAATGTCAAGCAGTGGTTGAACGAGATTGATCGCTATGCTAGTGATAATGTGAACAAGCTTCTTGTAGGGAACAAATGTGATCTCACCGATAAAAAAGTTGTATCATATGAGACAGCGAAG GCATTCGCTGATGAGATTGGCATCCCATTCATGGAGACCAGTGCAAAGAATGCCTTGAATGTCGAGCAAGCTTTCATGGCTATGTCTGCTTCAATCAAGGACAG GATGGCGAGCCAGCCAGCCGCAAACAACGCACGCCCAGCTACGGTGCAGATTCACGGGAAACCTGTTGAACAGAAGACAAGCTGCTGCTCTTCTTAG